CCGAACCGGCGCCGCAGCCGGAGCCCGAGTCGGAGCCCAGGGAGGCGGCCGCCCCGCTTCCGGACCCGAAGCCCGCGCCGGCAGACCCGGCGCCTACCCCGGTACCGGTGGCCGCTCTTGCCCCTGCGCCCGCCGTGCCCGCCGCCGATCCGGAGCCCTTGGAAGAGGCGGAGTCGTCGGTTCGGACTGAGGGGGCCCGGGAGGTCCCCAAGCCGGACCCGAGCCCCGACCCGGCGGCCGTGGAGGCATACTACGCTGCGGTTCGGGCGCGGATCGAAGCGGCCAAACGCTATCCGGCCTGGGCCCGGCGAAACGGGATCGAGGGGCGAGTGACCGTGGCCTTTTGGCTCACAGCCGCGGGCGACCTGGCCGAGGCCGCGGTGCGGGAGAGCGCGGGCTCCGCGGTCCTGGACGAGGCGGCGGTGGCGGCGGTCCGCCGTGGGGCACCCTATCCTCGGCGGCCGGATGCGAGCCCCGGGGAACTGGCGGTCACCGTGGTCTTTACACTGCACTGACGGTGCCGTGGACGCCGAAGAAGCCAGGGGAAAGGAATACTGCGGCCCACAGTAGCACGATTGCATAATTCGTAAGCTTTTCGTGTGACCTGGGCTGTCGCACTGGAGTTCTGGCGGGGTCCTGAGACGACAGGATCGGGCGGTCGAACGAGGGGCGCGGATTTCCTGGAGGAGAGGAGGAACCCATGGGGCAGCGTTTCTGTTTGGGGGCGGCGGTCGCCCTGTTGCTGTGCGGTGGCCTGGCGGCGGCCGGTGCCGTGCTGGCGGCCACGGAGCTCGCGCCCATCGAGGTCTCGGAAGACCGGCTCGTTACACCCACCCGCCAGACCGGCGAGACGGTATACACGGGCAGCGAGGTGACCCGGCAGGGCCTGGACCTGCAAGGGACCCGGGCCGCCACCAGCGTGTACCAGGCCCTGGGCATCGTGCCGGGGATCAACGTGGCGGGCGCCGACGCCCGGGGCCTGGCGGCCGAGCAGGGCAGCGTGCGGGTGCGCGGGGTGCGCAGCATGCTGGGGGCGCTCACGGTGGAGGGGGTGCCCAACTGGGGCGCCAACCCCATCGGCCCCCGGGATTACCTGTACGACCTGGAAAACATGCAGGCGGTCTCTGTCTACAAAGGTGTCACGCCCGCCGACATCGGCACCGGGGTGGGGTCGCGGGCGGGGGCGATCGTGCTCCGGCCCCAGTGGCCCGGGGAGACCTTCGGCGCCGAGGTCCGGCAGAGCCTGGGGTCCCACGACTACTCCCGTACCTTCGGCCGGATCGACTCGGGGAGCCTCCCGATTCTCGGCACGCGGCTCTCGGGCTCCTACTCCTACACCGACGCGGACAAGTGGCGCGGCCCCGGCAAGCTGGGCCCGCGGCACAACGCCACCGTGGGGCTGGCCAAGCCCCTGGGGCCCAAGGCGGACCTCAAGCTCCGGTACAACCACAACGACCTGGATCAGCACTTCTACCGGCCCCTGACCTGGGCCGAGCTCCAGGACCTGGACGAGAATTACCGGAAGGACTACGCGCGAAACGCCACGGGCGTTCCCGCCGAGGACATCTTCTACTACGGCTACAACCGGGGCACTTTCGAAAACGACGATCTCCTGGCGATCTTCACCCTCACCCCTGCCGAGGTCTTCGGCCTCACCCTCAAGCCCTACTACGCCAAGGAGGACACGAAGATCCTCCAGGGGGTCACCGCGGGGGGCGGCCGGGTGCAGGAGCGCAACCGCGAGATCGAGCGCGCGGGCGTGATCGCCGAGGCCCAGGCCGGCGGGGCGTCGCTGAACGGCGTGCTCGGCTACCACTTCGAGCAGGCCGACATGGACATCTTCACCCGCAACTTCGCCATCACGCCCCAGTGCCTGGCGTATCGGGGCCTGGGGGTCTTCGCCACCACGGGCGACACCTACCTCCACAGCCCCTACGGCAAGCTCTCCGGGAGCCTGGGCGCCTTCGACGGGCAGGCGGGGCTCAAGTACTTCCGCTTCGAGGAAGCGTCGAGCGAGGGGTTCGTCGCGGGGCCGGCGCCCGACTTCGCGCCGGTGCGGGCCCCGGACCTGGATCGGGGGTCGGAGGTCTACGAGGTCTGGCTCCCCACCCTGGGGGCCGCCTACACCCTGTCGGAACGGGCGCAGGTCTACGGCAGCTACGGCCGCAGCTTCATCCGCCCCTACTCCTACCTGCCCCTGGTCAACCTGTACAACCAGAACCGGGCCGCCTTCCAGGCCCAGGGCATCGACCTCCAGGAGCTGTTCGACGGTTACGAGCTGGAGACCTCCGACACCTTCGATCTGGGCCTGCGGCTGAGCGGCGGGTGGTTCGACCTGGCCCCCACGGTGTTCTTCGCCAAGCACCGCAACCTCCTGACCACGGTCCACGATCCCCGGGTGAATCTCAACTACCAGCAGAACGTGGGCAAGGCCACCGGCTACGGGGTGGAGCTCGAGGCCAACGCCTACGTGGGGGACGACCTGACGCTCTTCGTCAACCCGACCTACACGGTCCTCACTTACGACGAGGACCTGGGTTTCGCCGGCAGCACCCTCGACACGAAGGGCCGGCAGGTGGTGGACACGCCCCGGTGGCTCTTCAAGGCCGGCCTGAGCTACCGGCCCGGGGGCTTCGAGGTGACGCCCCTGGTGCAGACCCTGGGACCTCGGCACGCCGACGCGGAGCACCAAAACCGGGTCGGCTCCCACACGGTGGTGGACCTGCGGGCGAGCTACACCTGGGACCGGGTGCTCGGGGCCCAGCGGGTGAAGCTGGGGCTGGAGGTGACCAATCTCTTCGACCGCCGGTACGTCTCGGTGATCAACGCCGCCGACGACACCCGGGACGGCACCGCCACCTTCCAC
The DNA window shown above is from Thermodesulfobacteriota bacterium and carries:
- a CDS encoding TonB family protein — protein: MTLRTAAAVAGSFFLHAAAVWGVGLALRPPDPPAPEAGVEVEFEVALAAPPPEPEAPAPPDVPQAPEPAPPAAAAQPEAVVSREPETEPKAQPECESEPEPEPEPEPEAEPAPQPEPESEPREAAAPLPDPKPAPADPAPTPVPVAALAPAPAVPAADPEPLEEAESSVRTEGAREVPKPDPSPDPAAVEAYYAAVRARIEAAKRYPAWARRNGIEGRVTVAFWLTAAGDLAEAAVRESAGSAVLDEAAVAAVRRGAPYPRRPDASPGELAVTVVFTLH
- a CDS encoding TonB-dependent receptor, producing MGQRFCLGAAVALLLCGGLAAAGAVLAATELAPIEVSEDRLVTPTRQTGETVYTGSEVTRQGLDLQGTRAATSVYQALGIVPGINVAGADARGLAAEQGSVRVRGVRSMLGALTVEGVPNWGANPIGPRDYLYDLENMQAVSVYKGVTPADIGTGVGSRAGAIVLRPQWPGETFGAEVRQSLGSHDYSRTFGRIDSGSLPILGTRLSGSYSYTDADKWRGPGKLGPRHNATVGLAKPLGPKADLKLRYNHNDLDQHFYRPLTWAELQDLDENYRKDYARNATGVPAEDIFYYGYNRGTFENDDLLAIFTLTPAEVFGLTLKPYYAKEDTKILQGVTAGGGRVQERNREIERAGVIAEAQAGGASLNGVLGYHFEQADMDIFTRNFAITPQCLAYRGLGVFATTGDTYLHSPYGKLSGSLGAFDGQAGLKYFRFEEASSEGFVAGPAPDFAPVRAPDLDRGSEVYEVWLPTLGAAYTLSERAQVYGSYGRSFIRPYSYLPLVNLYNQNRAAFQAQGIDLQELFDGYELETSDTFDLGLRLSGGWFDLAPTVFFAKHRNLLTTVHDPRVNLNYQQNVGKATGYGVELEANAYVGDDLTLFVNPTYTVLTYDEDLGFAGSTLDTKGRQVVDTPRWLFKAGLSYRPGGFEVTPLVQTLGPRHADAEHQNRVGSHTVVDLRASYTWDRVLGAQRVKLGLEVTNLFDRRYVSVINAADDTRDGTATFHPGQSFAALVTLGVVL